The Psychrobacillus sp. FSL K6-2836 nucleotide sequence TAATACTTGGTCTTGTTCATGGTAATAGACGACGTGACCTGGAGAATGCCCTGGAGTGAAATAAGGAGTAAGTCCCCCGATTTTCTTCAATTCTTTTGAGTCCTCTTCTAATAGCGATCTAGTTAATGTTTTTGGAAGATTATTCTCCAACTTTTTTCTCTTTGGATAAACGACTTCTCCCTCCATATAAGGGATTTCAATTTGATGAGCGTACACTGGAACTTCATACTTCTTCAAAATTCCTTTTACCGCGCCAACATGATCGGAGTGTCCATGCGTTAAGAGTATTCTCTGTAATGGGCCAGCATTTAGTTGTTCTATGAATTTCATAATTCCTTTTGTCATCATCGGCATTCCCGCATCTACTAAGGTGATACCTTCCCTATCAGTTACGACCCATACATGAATAGGAATAATCATCCATGTTTTTAAGCTCCATATATGCTCAGAAATCTTTTTCACCTGCATCGTCATTACCCCTTACTTTAATTTTTCTTGAAAACCTAAAAGTAAAACTTCTATTGCTAGGTTAAATGTTGGTTTCAATCTTTCCATTAGCACATCATGTGGCTCATGCTGATAGGAGTACGTACTCAATACCCCATTCAATTGGTAATAATAAATTCGAGAAAATGCTAACAGCTGCTCATCATTTGAAATGAAAAGATTTTCCTCGATAATCGATTTCAATAGTTCAAATATTTCAAATCGAAGTTGGTTTACCTCTAATTCTGGCTTTTTATCCACTCTCGAGGATTTAGCGTTGAAAAAAATATCATACATATTGCGGTGTTTTAAACAAAAGGAAATATACTCTAAACTTATTTCTTTTAGCTTGCTTTCTGATGTTAATGAATCCAATGTTGAAATAGCCTTCAATTTTTGCTGTAGTTGGTGCAATGGTGGCAAAGAAAGCTGGTGAAGTAATGTTTCCTTATCTTTAAAGTATAGATAAATTGCCGTATGTGAACAGCCCGCATCCTTTGCAATTTCTCGAATCGTTACTGCATCATATCCTTTTTTGGCAAATAAATTTGCAGCAGATTGCAATATCAACATTTTGGTTTCCTCTGAACGTTGTTCTTGTTTACTTTTCATATTATATGCCCTCTTTTCGTAAAAAAACTAACCATTGGTTATATTATAACCAATGGTTAGTTAAGTGTCAAAAAAGGGGGAATTTCATTAAAATACGCACAACATAAATTAGTTTTATAGACATTCCCTCTACTTCATCCAGCGAGGATCAATAATTTTATTTCCATAATAACAGCAGTATAATTAGTTACCTAAACTTCCAACAACTGTGAAAAGGGGGAATCCATTTGAAAAATAGACTGAGTCAGTACTCCTAATCATCAAACAAGTATTTACCGTGAATAAAATCCCACTCCCATCAAAACACCTCCAACCATTTTAAAAATAGTTGGAGGTGCTTATTATTTTATATGCATTTTGAATGAATTATGCGCTAGATCCCTATAGCTCTCTTTAGTTTGTCTTTAAGAGTAGGTATGTCTTGTGCATTGATCGTTAATCGAATGAATTTCTCGTCCATTTCAAATGCCTCTGCTAACAGTCCCCCGAGACCTCTTGCTCTTCGGTCAACCTGCATTAAAATTTCAGCTGATTGAGCGGACTGAGACAGAAATAGGATTTCTAGTTCATCTAGTTTTGCTCTATAGGAACTGCTAGTCGGCACAAATTCAAATTCTTGGACAAACGGATATCGACTACCTAATTTATAGGAGGCTTTCTCACATTCAACTTTTCTTATTTTAAATCCAAGTTGTTCAATCGTCTCTAAAATATGTGTCGCTATTCTCGTTGGTCGTACGTTAATATAATCTTTGTCTGTAGGATCCACACTATTTTTGATATCTAGTCCTGTGCTAACCCATACACGGGTGCTTCCATAAGTGACTGGTGCGTCTTCAGGAAGTGTTAGTGAAAAGGGGATTACTTTCTTTTCATTTGCTCCAATTGTAAAAGGTTCAGTTACTTTATGCTTTTGAATAGCCGCTACATCCGTGTATTTTCGATCATTCGATTCACGAATATAAGTTGTATTTAGCGTTAAGTAGATTGCATCAATCTGTTGTTCTAAATTCCCACCACTGACCTCTACTACACCTTGCATGATTTCTCCAGCAGTAAACTCTGACTTTTCTAATTTAGTGTCTACTTTAGCCCCACCAACTCCGATACTTGCTAATACTTTATTGAAAAATGACATAAACACTTCTCCTTTAGTTTTTATACCATTTTTACGATTTTACACTGTAATAGGTTTCACTTTATTTAAAGTAAAGTATCTGCCTTTTACTCAACAGAGGACGACAGACAGATAAAGTGAAACTTCAATTAGTGTGGCTTCATCCCCACTAATTGAAAAATTGAACTCAGGCAAATAACGTCGCGTCGTGCACATTGCCTAAGTGAACAATATATTGTTGACCCGAGGCTCGCAGGAAGCGAGTCGCATAGACGAAACCACACTATGTGTCGCTTTTACGTCTATGTTCTACTTCGGGCTTTTACGGTCAGTTATCTACTGCCCATTAATGCGGTACAAACGCCATAAGATGACCCCCAAAAGTGATATTGGTTGTGACGTCTGTCCATAGCTCTTGGAAACGGTAAAAACAGGTTTTGACCTTTTAGGACCGGACGTCTTTTTGGCGGTTTTTCTTACTATCTATATGGAATATGGGAAAGTTTAATAGGTACAGTTGGATATCCTACGTTTTTCAAATAATAATTGATACTTCTTGCTGTGAATTCATTGGTTCCGGAAGGGCCAATAATGATTTGGTTTACAGGAAGCCTATTGTCATTTTGAAGTATTTTGTTATGTGTCTCTAGCTCGATATATGGAAGAATAATATTATCTCGCGCACGGAATTTAAGCTCATGCTGATAGGGCATACTCTTGGAGTTCGTCACAATGATTCGCCATTCCTTTTCCTCTGAAAAAGTAGCATGTTTAAATAGTGGAAGAAAGTATCCAATCGTTCGTGCCACTTCCTTTGGAGAAAATTGAGGTTTTTGTACGCTTAGCTCTAAGCTGAGGAGCGAGATATTTATAATTCTGCGAATAATTCGTTCTTGCAGCTTATGATCGTATATCACTTTTCGAGGAAAAAAGTTTTCTTCACTTAAATGAAAGGAAACATCAAACAAAGATGAAAAATCAAAGCCAATAGAGATGCCATGCTGGCTTCTGCTATACCCCCTCCACTGACTCAGTAGGTCTCCACTTTCACAAAATGAAACAACAAAAATATCTGTATCCTGTTCCTCAAGAATCGCAAAAACTTCTTCTAGGTATGCTCTTCTAGGATTTTCTAATGGTAATTCTTGAATGAGCTTTTGTACAATACTTTCACATACTTCTAGCCCATGACTATATTCTTTCGAGTCATTCATAAACTTTATATGCGAAGCCCAAAAGGTTTTATCGCTAATTATTCCTTGTGCGCCTTCTAGATTTGTATAGTGATATAATGCTTTAATATTTTTCGTAAAGTACTTTTTGAATTCCTTACTGATTAAAGGAATAAGAGCCTTCATGTCGATCTTTGAAATAAGGTTTTGCTCGGACATTTCACTAGCACCTCCTATACTTTATAGTAGTACTTCCCTCTTTTTATGTCCAAAAAGGTATTGAATTTTATAAAATATAAGAAAAACCAGGCAAAAGACATGCCTGGTTCTTTAAGGTCAAAACCTATTCCTATCGTTTTCGAAGGGCTTTGGACAGACGTTTTGCTATATTATTACCGTTTGATTTTTTTGAGATGCAGGTTAGTGCGTTATTGGACAACTAGAGAAAAGATACTTTCTGATTTATAGAATAAGTTCTCGAAGATGCAATTTCGTTCGCTATTTCGCTTCTTTATTATTCCATTCCTTCACTCTGGTTTTTATATCATAATCCTTGATACCACTTAATAAGGTCATGAGCCTTCATCGGTTTTGCAAAATAATAACCTTGAAAAATAGGAGTTTTACTAGTATTTGTTAAGAACTCTAATTGCTCCTTCGTTTCTACACCTTCGATGACTACATTTAAGTCTAATGATTCTCCTAAAGTAATAATAGCTTGAACAATTGCTGAATCTTTAGGTGATATTGGTACATCGTCTATGAAAGATTTATCTATTTTTAAGGTGGAAATAGGCATTTGCTTTAAATAAGAAAGTGATGATACACCAGTACCAAAGTCGTCCAATGCGACAGAGAAACCTTCTTGTCTAAACGCTCCTACCGCCCTCATGGCTTCTTCCATATTTTTCACAAAACTATTCTCTGTTATTTCTAATTCTATTTGCGCGGGTTCCAAACCGTAATCATTCAGTTTTTCTGTTAATACTTTTAATAATAGCGGTGAAGTTACATACTCCCCTGGAATATTGATAGCAACTTGCTTAAACGAAATATTGTCTTGTTTCCAGTTAGCTATTTGTTGACACACTCGGTCTATTATCCAATTCGTCACATAAATCATACGATCATATTCCTCTAAAATAGGAATAAAAACAGCAGGTGATAAAACACCATACTTCGGATGATCCCACCTTAATAATGCCTCAAGACCTGCAATGTTTTGTACGGTTAAGCGAACTTTCGGCTGGTAAACAAGAAATAATTCATCTTCTCTCATAGCTCGAATGACATCTTCTGCTATTTCCCGTTCAAATGTATACGTATGTATAGTGGGATCAAAGTAAACAATATCATGATTGTACGTTATAGATGGGTAGTTTAGAACCGCAAGTACATTTGTATAAATATCTGAAGCATTATCAGTATGAACTGCTTCAGATATTACACATACGCCATACGAAAAAACTTTTTGGTCTTTAACTTGTATAGGTTGACGAAGAACATCAGCTACTTCCTTCAAAGCATCTATTAATTGTTTTGCACTATCCACATCCCTAGCTATTAGAGCAATACGATGCCCCTCTATTCGATAAATTTCTATCTTTGAGGGTGCTCTAGATTTGAAGAGATGTACTAAAGCGCGAATTACATCATCACCGAAAGCATAATTGAACTCTCTATTAATATATTCCAAGTCATGTATATGCCAAACAGCTAAAACATTAGGAGACTGAAGTTTTTTCTCAAACAACCGGCGATTTGGTAATTGTGTTAATGCATCATAATAATTTGCACGGTACTCAATATAACGGTCTAGCAAGCTAGATAGTAATAATATACCCAAAAGCATTGCCATTCCCACCGCCACAATAATTGCTAGTCCATACATTTCCGTCATATGGATATGCCCAAAGTCCAATTCATACTCTTTTGGAATATAAAAGTGCATAGCAGCCATGCCTGTATAATGCATACTAGAGATAGCCATTCCCATGATTAAGGATATTGAAAGTTGAATTATATAATTTCCTTTATACGCTTGGACCGTTGAAAAAATGTAGACTGCAATTACAGAAACAATAATTGCAATGCAAATAGAAGCTATAAACAGTAGGCGATCATAAGTATAGATAGCATCCATTTCCATCGCATACATCCCTATATAGTGCATGGAGGATATCCCCGCCCCCATTGCAATCCCAGCGAAAATGTATGACCAAACGTTTCGTCTTGGAAGATTCGCCAAATAGAAAGCTATAAATGATGCTAGCATAGCAGGAATAATTGAAACTAGCGTAATAATATTGTTGTAATCCATGTGTACTGGTAACGAAAATGCACCCATCCCTACAAAATGCATAGACCATATACCAAATCCCAAACAGATAGAGGCAAGCAACAACCAGAAATTCTTATGAAAAAAACTATTTTCTCTTGCTCGGTTATTCAATGACAGAGCCGTATAGGATGCCACTATCGCTATAATGACTGAAAACACTACTATTATCATAGAGTAATCGCCGTTTATTTCTACATATGAATTATTTACAGGACTATTGTTATTATAATTGAATATATTCTCCACCATCCTCTACCTTTTTGACTATACCATACTTCATATCAAGTAATAAATTGTGTAAAATTTTAAAAAACTAATATTTTTATAATGAACAAGCATAACTATTTACGAGGATAAAATATTCGTGCTGAAATAGTAACACTGGTTTTATAGCATTATAATCGATGTACTATTTATGAAAAGCTAGTCAAAAAGATGTTCAGTCCTTTATATTTTCTATCGTTTCCGAGCTAACTGACTTGTTTCTATAATATTACCTATTATCTTTTTGAAAGGCTAGTCGTGAATTACATCACAACCAGCCATACTCATAGCACATGAACCCATTGTTTATGCGTATTTCCACATACTTTATAGATTAAAAAAACACAGAAACTAGTTAAAGTTTCTGTGCCTCGTTTTGTTCTTCTGTACCCTCACTGATAAGACTTGCCAATACATGAACTCTCAGTATAATACCCATAATTGTTTGTTCTTCATCCGTAACGACGATTGGATATTTAGAATCTAATACGTACGGTATAATATCTTGGACATATTCATCCGGTCGTACTGTTTGAACTTCTGTAGACATGACTTCTTGTAATGTCTTTTTTTCTTTCAGACCATTAATCGCTTGGTCAACCGTAATAATTCCTTGTAGCTGGCGCTTGCGATCAGTAACGAATGCACTAGATATACCATTTTCACGCATAACTTGGATTGCAACATTAAGTCCATCCTTTAAAGAGACTAAGCCATATGGTTTGGACATGATATGCTCGGCCTGTAGGATTTTAGAACGATCAATATCTCTGATAAATTCCGAAATGTAGTTGCTTGCCGGTTTTTCCAAAATTTCTTCTGGGGTCCCGATTTGTTCTACTTTTCCATCCTTCATCACTGCTACACGGTCGCCAATTTTAAATGCTTCGTTTACATCATGTGTGATGAAAATAATTGTCTTTTGTAATTTATTTTGTATATCAAGTAGCTCTAATTGCATTTCGCGTCGTATTAATGGATCTAGTGCACTAAATGGTTCATCCATCAGTAAAATGTCAGGATCATTTGCAAGTGCTCTGGCAATACCCACGCGCTGCCGCATTCCTCCAGATAATTCATCAGGATATTGATTTTCATATCCTTTTAAACCAACCGTCTCTAAATGCTTCCTGGCAATGTCTCGGCGCTCTACTTTAGACATCCCTCGTATTTCCAGACCATATTCAATATTTTCTAATACAGTTCTATGGCTGAATAAACCAAAATGTTGAAATACCATTGCAATTTTTTTCTGACGGAAGTATTTTAACTGATTTTTATTATAACCAACTACATTTTCACCATCGACATAAATAGCTCCAGAGGTTGGTTTGTTCAATAAATTTAAGCAACGAATTAACGTTGATTTTCCACTTCCGGAAAGGCCCATGATAACAAATGTTTCGCCCTCCATAATATCCATCGAAGCATTATAAACACCTACAGTATGGCCCGTTTTAGCTAGAATTTCATCTTTTGGAACGCCCTTTTCAACCATAGAAATGACTTTTTTAGGTCTTGGCCCAAAAATCTTAGATACATTTTCTACTTTGAGTTTTACTGTCATACTGCATCCCTCCTATGTTTCTGAAGGCGGTTTGCAATTCCTCCTGTAATTCGGTCAATAATAATTGCTAGGAATACAATACTAATCCCTGCTTCAAACCCAAGCGAAATATCAATTCGATTAATCGCATATAGCACACGTTCTCCTAGACCTTGTGCACCTACCATCGATCCAACAACTGCCATCGATAATGCCATCATCGTCGTTTGGTTTACACCAGCCATAATAGTTGGCAATGCTTGAGGTAATTGTACTTTCATAAGCATTTGAGATGTGGAAGAACCAAATGATTGTGCAGATTCTACTACTTCCTTATCTACATTACGAATACCTAGCTCGGTCAATCGAATAACTGGTGGAAGTGCATAAATAATAGTAGCAATAACCGCTGGAACATTTCCTAGAGGGAAGAAGAATATTACTGGTATTAAATAGACAAAGCTAGGCATTGTTTGCATTGCATCCAAAACAGGTCTCATTATTGTCGACATTGTTTTACTAAATGCAGTCCCAACTCCTAGTGGAATCCCAATTACAAGAGAAAGTATAACTGAGATTAATACAATGGATATAGTGGTCATTGTTTCGGGCCACAAATCGAATGTACCTATTAAGAATATAAAGAGGCCAAAAAGAAGTCCTCCATATAAATTTGTAAAGTACCACCCTAAAAGAAAGATAATTATGATAAAAATCCACCAAGGGATTGCTAGAAGACCTGCTTCAAGCCCCTTAATCATGGTAGAGGAAATAACAAAGATAAAATCAAAGAACGCTTCAAAATTCATCGCTAAAAAGTCAATGAAATTCTCTACTACATCTCCAATTGGAATTCTTACTTCTGGAAATTCTGTCATACACTTTGGACTGTATCAAAAAGAACAGTCGCATACACCTCACTTTTTATGGTTAAATTACTATGATCATGAACCATTATTTCAAAGCTGCTTTCACTTTTTCTGCAACTTCTTCAGACACCCAAGTAGTCCAAATATCTTCATGCTCATTCATCCACCACTGTGCGGCTTCATCTGCTTCTACTTCGTTTTCATTCATATATTCTAATGCTTCTTCTGTTAGAGCATTACTAGTTTCATATTTGCTTAAGAAATCAGTTACGTCTTTAGCTTGCGTTGGAAAATCTTTGTGAACTGCAATTACAACATCATTCGGAGGAAATTCAGTTCCTTTAGATTCTTCCCAAGTTGCTGCATCATAAGGAGTATCCTCAAGTAATGTTAAGTCATAACTAGCAGTTACCCATGTTGGCGACCAGTAATACCCTACCCATGGTTCACCCTTTTTATATGCTCCCGCTAAATCTGCTACTATTGCAGAGTCAGATCCAGGTGCTAAGTAATTGTAGTTCGCGTCAAGGCCATATGTTTCAAGTTTCGTCTCCAAGTGTTCACTTACAGCCCAGCTAGAAGGTGCACCAATTATTCTACCTTTGGTGTTGTCTTCAGGGTCTTGGAAAATATCTGGATATTTCTCTAGGTCTTGGACAGTTTTCAAATCAGGTGCAACTGCTTCAATCCCTCTTTCTTTATCCCCTTTTATCACGTAAGTTGGAACATATAGTCCTTGCGTATTATCATTGAAATTAGTTGCTAATTTCACAATGTTTCCACTATCAATTGCTTTTTCATAAATTTCCTTTGTATTATCTGTCCATATCTCCATATAAACATTGATGTCCCCTTGTTCAAGTGATTGCAACGTAGCTGCGGTAGTTCCACTTGTAACCTCGGTTTCATAGCCATAGCCCTCTTCGACGATTAATTGGGCTATACTATTGTGAACACGTATACTGTCCCATCCTGCATCTGCAAATTTAATCACTTCAATACTGTCTGTGCTAGATTCACTACTACATGCACCTAGTACTAAAAATGCACACAAAGAAATAAACAACATAATTTTCCTCATTATTTTTCCCCTTTTCTCTATTTATTAAAATAGACACATAGTCATGCCCTCCAATACATACCCTTTTTTCTCAAGTTTAATCATATGAATTTTTTTATAGAACTTTGTCACCAAAATCCCCAAAATTCTGGTATGTCTATTTTATGAGTGTTTATGTTACTAGAGTTTTTATAGCGAAGCAAATAGAACAAGCGAAAAAACGGTATATTATACAATAATTCAAAATAATCACAATTAAATTTATAGACTATTAGTTATGATTTTATGGTATTTATTATGTGATTTTCGCAGTTTTAATTAGGTATTTAGATTCAATCTTGGGATTATCGAATTTTCTGCTTTTACGGAGGATTATTTGAGGTAATTCAACTAGAACTAGAAATAATTAGTTTGATTTATTAGTGAAAAGAAAGAGCTGTCCTTGTATATTTGAACCGCCACTTAAGTACTATCCGCTTTAACGGACAGTAAGACACCTACTTCAAGGCTTGTGACAAGCAGCAAAGCGTAATAGGAAGATCAACAACCCGTAAAAGCCCAAATGGTTCAGGCAAACAGGATGTTGGTCACTTAGGCATTGCCGTAGGACGCAGCGTATTTGCCTAAGTTCTATTATCAATCAGTGGGGGATGAAGAACCCCCCCACTGATTAAAATTTCATTTTATACAATTCGATTTTGAGGTTCACTGTTTTCTAGTACTGCTTCTATATCTTTTGCGTTCATTTGCATCATCGCTAGACGAGTTCGGATACTGGCACTACCGATATGTGGCGATACAGTTACATTAGGCAATGTCAATAAAGGATGATCCACCGGGACTGGCTCCTGTTCAAATACATCAAGTCCTGCAGCCCATATTTTTTTAGATACAAGCGCTTCGTAAAGAGCTTGTTCATCTACAATGCCACCACGTGCGACATTAATAATTGCTGCAGTTTCCTTCATAAGGTTTA carries:
- a CDS encoding MBL fold metallo-hydrolase, which gives rise to MQVKKISEHIWSLKTWMIIPIHVWVVTDREGITLVDAGMPMMTKGIMKFIEQLNAGPLQRILLTHGHSDHVGAVKGILKKYEVPVYAHQIEIPYMEGEVVYPKRKKLENNLPKTLTRSLLEEDSKELKKIGGLTPYFTPGHSPGHVVYYHEQDQVLLAGDLFTSKKGKLKQPMPTFTADMKQAVESANIISLLKPKQLEVCHGNTVLQPSDQLEEYIKTMKRKLGGY
- a CDS encoding TetR/AcrR family transcriptional regulator; amino-acid sequence: MKSKQEQRSEETKMLILQSAANLFAKKGYDAVTIREIAKDAGCSHTAIYLYFKDKETLLHQLSLPPLHQLQQKLKAISTLDSLTSESKLKEISLEYISFCLKHRNMYDIFFNAKSSRVDKKPELEVNQLRFEIFELLKSIIEENLFISNDEQLLAFSRIYYYQLNGVLSTYSYQHEPHDVLMERLKPTFNLAIEVLLLGFQEKLK
- a CDS encoding sporulation protein; amino-acid sequence: MSFFNKVLASIGVGGAKVDTKLEKSEFTAGEIMQGVVEVSGGNLEQQIDAIYLTLNTTYIRESNDRKYTDVAAIQKHKVTEPFTIGANEKKVIPFSLTLPEDAPVTYGSTRVWVSTGLDIKNSVDPTDKDYINVRPTRIATHILETIEQLGFKIRKVECEKASYKLGSRYPFVQEFEFVPTSSSYRAKLDELEILFLSQSAQSAEILMQVDRRARGLGGLLAEAFEMDEKFIRLTINAQDIPTLKDKLKRAIGI
- a CDS encoding DUF2971 domain-containing protein is translated as MSEQNLISKIDMKALIPLISKEFKKYFTKNIKALYHYTNLEGAQGIISDKTFWASHIKFMNDSKEYSHGLEVCESIVQKLIQELPLENPRRAYLEEVFAILEEQDTDIFVVSFCESGDLLSQWRGYSRSQHGISIGFDFSSLFDVSFHLSEENFFPRKVIYDHKLQERIIRRIINISLLSLELSVQKPQFSPKEVARTIGYFLPLFKHATFSEEKEWRIIVTNSKSMPYQHELKFRARDNIILPYIELETHNKILQNDNRLPVNQIIIGPSGTNEFTARSINYYLKNVGYPTVPIKLSHIPYR
- a CDS encoding bifunctional diguanylate cyclase/phosphodiesterase; amino-acid sequence: MENIFNYNNNSPVNNSYVEINGDYSMIIVVFSVIIAIVASYTALSLNNRARENSFFHKNFWLLLASICLGFGIWSMHFVGMGAFSLPVHMDYNNIITLVSIIPAMLASFIAFYLANLPRRNVWSYIFAGIAMGAGISSMHYIGMYAMEMDAIYTYDRLLFIASICIAIIVSVIAVYIFSTVQAYKGNYIIQLSISLIMGMAISSMHYTGMAAMHFYIPKEYELDFGHIHMTEMYGLAIIVAVGMAMLLGILLLSSLLDRYIEYRANYYDALTQLPNRRLFEKKLQSPNVLAVWHIHDLEYINREFNYAFGDDVIRALVHLFKSRAPSKIEIYRIEGHRIALIARDVDSAKQLIDALKEVADVLRQPIQVKDQKVFSYGVCVISEAVHTDNASDIYTNVLAVLNYPSITYNHDIVYFDPTIHTYTFEREIAEDVIRAMREDELFLVYQPKVRLTVQNIAGLEALLRWDHPKYGVLSPAVFIPILEEYDRMIYVTNWIIDRVCQQIANWKQDNISFKQVAINIPGEYVTSPLLLKVLTEKLNDYGLEPAQIELEITENSFVKNMEEAMRAVGAFRQEGFSVALDDFGTGVSSLSYLKQMPISTLKIDKSFIDDVPISPKDSAIVQAIITLGESLDLNVVIEGVETKEQLEFLTNTSKTPIFQGYYFAKPMKAHDLIKWYQGL
- a CDS encoding quaternary amine ABC transporter ATP-binding protein, producing MTVKLKVENVSKIFGPRPKKVISMVEKGVPKDEILAKTGHTVGVYNASMDIMEGETFVIMGLSGSGKSTLIRCLNLLNKPTSGAIYVDGENVVGYNKNQLKYFRQKKIAMVFQHFGLFSHRTVLENIEYGLEIRGMSKVERRDIARKHLETVGLKGYENQYPDELSGGMRQRVGIARALANDPDILLMDEPFSALDPLIRREMQLELLDIQNKLQKTIIFITHDVNEAFKIGDRVAVMKDGKVEQIGTPEEILEKPASNYISEFIRDIDRSKILQAEHIMSKPYGLVSLKDGLNVAIQVMRENGISSAFVTDRKRQLQGIITVDQAINGLKEKKTLQEVMSTEVQTVRPDEYVQDIIPYVLDSKYPIVVTDEEQTIMGIILRVHVLASLISEGTEEQNEAQKL
- a CDS encoding ABC transporter permease; this translates as MTEFPEVRIPIGDVVENFIDFLAMNFEAFFDFIFVISSTMIKGLEAGLLAIPWWIFIIIIFLLGWYFTNLYGGLLFGLFIFLIGTFDLWPETMTTISIVLISVILSLVIGIPLGVGTAFSKTMSTIMRPVLDAMQTMPSFVYLIPVIFFFPLGNVPAVIATIIYALPPVIRLTELGIRNVDKEVVESAQSFGSSTSQMLMKVQLPQALPTIMAGVNQTTMMALSMAVVGSMVGAQGLGERVLYAINRIDISLGFEAGISIVFLAIIIDRITGGIANRLQKHRRDAV
- a CDS encoding ABC transporter substrate-binding protein; this encodes MRKIMLFISLCAFLVLGACSSESSTDSIEVIKFADAGWDSIRVHNSIAQLIVEEGYGYETEVTSGTTAATLQSLEQGDINVYMEIWTDNTKEIYEKAIDSGNIVKLATNFNDNTQGLYVPTYVIKGDKERGIEAVAPDLKTVQDLEKYPDIFQDPEDNTKGRIIGAPSSWAVSEHLETKLETYGLDANYNYLAPGSDSAIVADLAGAYKKGEPWVGYYWSPTWVTASYDLTLLEDTPYDAATWEESKGTEFPPNDVVIAVHKDFPTQAKDVTDFLSKYETSNALTEEALEYMNENEVEADEAAQWWMNEHEDIWTTWVSEEVAEKVKAALK